In Carassius gibelio isolate Cgi1373 ecotype wild population from Czech Republic chromosome B4, carGib1.2-hapl.c, whole genome shotgun sequence, one DNA window encodes the following:
- the LOC127955989 gene encoding gastrula zinc finger protein XlCGF57.1 — translation MAFIKQESEDIKIEETFTVKHEDTEEHTEIGFIKEESEDMRTEETLTIKHEDTDEQTQMEFIKEESEDKEIEETFRVKHEDTETQTDLMLLKEEIEELNDIDGKDQYKKPDFTGEDFSCSQTKQTLKKRAQKIGTRSNFNCQQCGKHFDKKRALNIHMRIHTGEKPYTCSQCGLSFTQKGTLNRHVRIHTEEKNYSCKQCGNSFWQKGDLKNHMRIHSGEKPYTCQQCGKSFCQKGNLKVHMSVHTGGERYFNCQHCGKSFNKKESLEIHLRIHTGEKPYTCQQCGRSFCQRGNLKVHMSVHTRESNCQLCGKGFNKKESLEVHLRIHTCDKPYTCQHCGKRFIKKGNLEIHNRIHTGEKPFVCLQCGLSFTQKGTLKSHIRIHTGEKPYTCKICGNSFTRKGRLKTHMRLHES, via the exons ATGGCGTTTATTAAACAGGAGAGTGAGGACATTAAGATCGAAGAAACATTCacagtcaaacatgaagatactgaggaacacaCAGAGATTgggtttattaaagaggagagtgaagacatgAGAACTGAAGAAACTCTTACAatcaaacatgaagatactgatgaacaaacacagatggagtttattaaagaggaaagCGAAGACAAGgagattgaagaaacattcagagtcaaacatgaagatactgagacACAGACAG ATCTGATGCTGCTGAAAGAGGAAATTGAAGAACTAAATGACATTGATGGCAAAGATCAGTATAAGAAACCTGATTTCACTGGAGAAGATTTTAGTTGCTCACAAACTAAACAGACTTTAAAAAAGAGAGCTCAAAAGATTGGAACTAGAAGTAATTTCAATTGTCAACAATGTGGAaagcattttgataaaaaaagagCCCTTAACattcacatgagaattcatacaggagagaaaccttacacctgctcTCAATGTGGACTAAGCTTCACTCAAAAAGGAACCCTTAACAGGCACGTTAGAATTCACACTGAAGAGAAGAATTACTCCTGCAAACAGTGTGGAAATAGTTTCTGGCAAAAAGGAGACCTTAAAAACCACATGAGAATTCAttctggagagaagccttatacatgccaacagtgtggaaagagtttttgtCAAAAAGGAAATCTCAAAGTCCACATGAGTGTTCACACTGGAGGAGAGAGATATTTCAACTGCCAGCattgtggaaaaagtttcaataAAAAAGAAAGCCTTGAAATCCATTTGAGGATTCACACTGgtgagaaaccttacacctgccaacagtgtggaaggAGTTTCTGTCAAAGAGGAAACCTCAAAGTCCACATGAGTGTTCACACTAGAGAGAGCAACTGCCAACTATGTGGAAAAGGTTTCAATAAAAAAGAAAGCCTTGAGGTCCATTTGAGAATTCACACCTGTGATAAGCCGTACACCTGCCAACATTGTGGAAAACGTTTCATTAAAAAAGGAAACCTTGAAATACACAATAGAATTCACACTGGGGAGAAACCTTTTGTCTGCCTTCAATGTGGACTAAGTTTCACTCAAAAAGGAACCCTTAAAAGCCATATTAGAATTCACacaggagagaagccttacacctgCAAAATATGTGGAAATAGTTTCACTCGAAAAGGACGCCTCAAAACCCACATGAGATTGCATGAGTCTTaa